Proteins encoded by one window of Vitis riparia cultivar Riparia Gloire de Montpellier isolate 1030 chromosome 11, EGFV_Vit.rip_1.0, whole genome shotgun sequence:
- the LOC117925507 gene encoding uncharacterized protein LOC117925507 codes for MTMNPNVQQVMMNPTKPERSRFIISSFFILFLCAVVSIYEVRSGNLLKFGSHTFFSYNSSSSASFLPLNSTSDDIRIFIGILTLPDQYQRRHFLRIVYGTQSPAGAKVDVKFVFCNLTKEDQKVLVALEIMRYDDIIILNCTENMNQGKTYTYFSSLPEMLNSTEGPSPPYHYVMKADDDTYLRLDNLVKSLRPLPREDLYYGCVVPCRSMNPFVHFMSGMGYLVSWDIVEWIGVSEIPKNHMVGPEDRVFADWLREGSRGRNRHMAKWEMYDYPEPRSVCTHELWPNTIAVHLLKKQEKWIETLKYFNVTQNLKPSKLYHIP; via the coding sequence ATGACGATGAATCCCAATGTCCAACAGGTGATGATGAATCCCACCAAGCCTGAACGATCCCGTTTCATCATATCCTCCTTCTTCATCCTCTTCCTCTGCGCCGTAGTTTCCATTTACGAAGTCCGTTCCGGCAATCTCCTGAAGTTCGGCAGTCACACTTTCTTCTCCTACAACTCATCATCTTCCGCTAGTTTTCTCCCCCTGAATTCTACCTCCGACGACATCCGGATCTTCATCGGAATCCTGACCCTCCCCGACCAGTACCAGCGCCGGCACTTCCTCCGCATTGTTTACGGCACCCAGTCCCCGGCCGGAGCAAAGGTCGACGTCAAGTTCGTGTTCTGCAACCTCACGAAGGAAGACCAGAAAGTCTTGGTTGCGCTGGAGATAATGCGGTACGACGACATAATCATCCTCAACTGCACGGAGAACATGAACCAGGGCAAGACGTATACGTACTTCTCGAGCTTGCCGGAGATGCTGAATTCCACTGAGGGGCCATCTCCGCCGTACCATTACGTAATGAAGGCGGACGACGACACGTATCTGAGGCTGGACAACCTGGTGAAGTCTCTAAGGCCATTGCCCCGTGAAGATTTGTATTATGGTTGCGTGGTTCCATGTCGAAGCATGAACCCATTTGTTCACTTTATGTCCGGAATGGGGTACTTGGTTTCATGGGACATTGTGGAGTGGATTGGGGTTTCTGAGATTCCGAAGAACCACATGGTAGGCCCCGAAGACAGAGTGTTCGCAGATTGGCTTCGAGAGGGGAGTAGAGGGAGGAACAGGCACATGGCGAAGTGGGAGATGTACGATTACCCGGAGCCGCGGTCGGTGTGTACACATGAGCTGTGGCCTAACACCATTGCAGTGCACCTTCTGAAGAAGCAGGAGAAGTGGATTGAGACCTTGAAGTATTTCAATGTTACCCAGAACTTGAAGCCATCAAAACTTTATCATATACCTTAG